One genomic region from Alkalidesulfovibrio alkalitolerans DSM 16529 encodes:
- a CDS encoding DUF2188 domain-containing protein, producing MPKKPGSHHVVPNADGGWDVKKDGATRSSGHFDKKQEAVDAGRKISQNQGTEFYIHGKDGKIQNKDSHGNDPYPPKG from the coding sequence ATGCCAAAGAAACCAGGATCACATCATGTCGTGCCCAACGCCGACGGCGGCTGGGACGTCAAGAAAGATGGCGCGACCCGTAGCAGCGGCCACTTCGATAAGAAGCAGGAAGCCGTCGATGCCGGGCGCAAGATCAGCCAGAACCAAGGCACCGAGTTCTACATCCATGGCAAGGACGGGAAGATCCAGAACAAGGACAGCCACGGGAACGATCCGTATCCGCCAAAAGGTTGA